A genomic segment from Etheostoma spectabile isolate EspeVRDwgs_2016 chromosome 11, UIUC_Espe_1.0, whole genome shotgun sequence encodes:
- the gpr155a gene encoding integral membrane protein GPR155 isoform X2: MMEVTDRTTKFNFSYEEGDPDFSALLSSMSIDKLLPALLECFGIILCGYVAGRANIITSTQAKGLGNFVSKFALPALLFKNMVLLDFGNVIWSFLWSILIAKVSVFFIVCVLTLIVSSPESRYSKAGLFSIFATQSNDFALGYPIVEALYQQTYPEYLQYIYLVAPVSLMLLNPIGFAFCEIQKWKNQGNLQQRKLQIMGLVVLQVLKNPIVFMVVIGIIAHFALHQTIPPFMAEFVDGLADSFGGAALFYLGLSMVGQLGKLTRSTVVTLILLITAKLLLMPLICKDMVDLLDSSNASALNHSSLSNYAFLYGVFPTAPSVAIYAVYYNAELEVVTSGMVISTFLSAPIMYVSAWLLTMRWMDPQLLMNSLQNVSFNISIVSLVALVWTITVMFLSKKFKRLPHMFTVNLFLAQFLTCFGMILWNFVVREDNFIGHVLTFTLLCISLYSTYVWPGLIALSLVLLKEFEDVKVSPGMFVIAGWGVPVFVTAVLLISGEKMPDTIDSAFFYGKPQMICTTVVVALGILLGGSSLVCLNRGSWAHSDQIQEENAAEDLVTEVEPENQTLCEPVTPSGDLSKVCFLCACAPPQPMPDMIISTNMNNTPPLTLTGQCGNSCESTDCLLVQVEELQQVADRQVARHVLLCLLLTVSLLANLSSCLWLLLNPIPGRLYLELQFFCAVANYGQGFLSFALFGLDKHLIILPFKKRLYNLWYGKKQEEQTDLPDEIRMTCIQFTKYHKDQCFHDIVKKRRCGKRTRVECFLGCELVEWLQQVGLAQDHGEAVLYGKRLEQGGVLQHIKQEHSFQDSRLYYRFMT; encoded by the exons ATGATGGAGGTTACGGACAGAACCACCAAATTTAACTTTTCATATGAGGAAGGAGACCCGGACTTCTCTGCTCTCTTATCCAGCATGTCTATTGACAAGCTCTTACCGGCTCTCTTGGAGTGCTTTGGGATAATATTATGTGGATACGTCGCAGGGAGGGCAAACATCATCACGTCCACCCAGGCGAAAGGATTGGGGAATTTTGTGTCCAAGTTTGCCCTCCCAGCGCTGTTGTTCAAGAACATGGTACTGTTGGACTTTGGTAATGTAATCTGGTCATTCCTATGGAGCATCCTCATTGCCAAAGTGTCTGTATTTTTCATTGTCTGCGTACTCACGCTGATAGTTTCCAGTCCTGAGAGCCGCTATAGCAAGGCTGGGCTTTTTTCCATATTTGCCACCCAAAGCAATGACTTTGCCTTGGGATATCCCATTG TTGAGGCCCTTTACCAGCAAACCTACCCAGAGTACCTCCAGTACATCTACCTGGTTGCACCTGTGTCCCTGATGCTTCTAAATCCAATTGGGTTTGCCTTCTGTGAAATCCAGAAGTGGAAGAATCAGGGAAACCTCCAGCAGAGAAAACTCCAGATCATGGGACTTGTAGTTTTACAAGTCCTGAAGAACCCTATAGTGTTTATGGTGGTCATTGGCATTATCGCCCATTTTGCACTGCACCAGACAATTCCTCCCTTCATGGCTGAATTTGTGGATGGCTTGGCCGACTCCTTCGGGGGAGCAGCTCTGTTCTACTTGGGTCTGTCCATGGTGGGACAGTTAGGGAAATTAACCAGATCCACAGTCGTGACACTGATATTACTCATAACAGCAAAACt GTTGCTGATGCCGCTGATTTGTAAGGACATGGTGGATCTGTTGGACAGTAGCAACGCCAGTGCTTTGAATCACTCAAGCCTCTCCAATTATGCCTTtctttatggagtgtttcccaCCGCACCAAGTGTGGCCATCTATGCTGTCTATTATAACGCAGAGCTAGAAGTT GTAACCTCTGGCATGGTGATCAGCACTTTTCTCTCCGCTCCAATAATGTATGTTTCTGCCTGGTTACTTACAATGCGTTGGATGGACCCTCAGCTTTTGATGAATTCACTGCAGAATGTCAGCTTTAACATAAGCATAGTGAGCTTAGTTGCACTG GTCTGGACAATTACTGTTATGTTTTTAAGTAAGAAATTCAAGAGGCTACCTCACATGTTTACAGTCAACCTTTTCTTGGCACAG TTTCTAACTTGTTTTGGGATGATCCTGTGGAACTTTGTGGTGAGAGAAGACAACTTCATTGGGCACGTCCTGACATTCACATTATTATGTATCTCACTCTACAGTACTTATGTTTGGCCAG GTCTAATAGCACTCTCTCTGGTGCTCTTGAAAGAATTTGAGGATGTGAAAGTTTCACCAGGCATGTTTGTCATTGCTGGCTGGGG GGTTCCAGTCTTTGTAACTGCTGTATTGCTAATCTCTGGGGAAAAAATGCCTGACACAATTGACTCAGCATTCTTTTATGGCAAACCGCAG ATGATCTGCACCACAGTTGTAGTTGCCCTCGGTATACTGCTGGGAGGGAGCTCTCTTGTGTGTCTCAATAGAGGAAGTTGGGCCCACAGTGACCAAATTCAAGAGGAAAACGCTGCAGAGGATCTTGTGACTGAGGTTGAACCAGAAAACCAGACTCTGTGTGAGCCAGTCACCCCATCAGGGGATCTCAGCAAAG tGTGTTTCCTATGTGCCTGTGCGCCACCCCAGCCCATGCCTGACATGATCATCAGCACAAATATGAACAACACCCCCCCGCTCACACTCACAG GTCAGTGTGGGAATAGCTGTGAGTCCACAGACTGCCTGCTTGTCCAAGTGGAGGAGCTCCAACAGGTTGCAGATAGACAAGTGGCCCGTCATGTGCTCTTATGTCTGCTTCTGACTGTCAGCTTGCTTGCT AACCTTTCCAGCTGCTTGTGGTTGCTCTTGAACCCGATTCCTGGCAGACTCTACTTGGAGTTGCAGTTCTTCTGTGCTGTGGCAAACTATGGACAG GGGTTTCTCTCCTTTGCTCTGTTTGGACTGGACAAACATTTGATTATACTGCCATTTAAGAAGAG GTTATATAATCTGTGGTATGGAAAGAAGCAAGAAGAGCAGACTGATTTACCTGATGAAATCAGGATGACCTGCATCCAGTTCACCAAATACCACAAGGACCAGTGTTTTCATGACATCGTCAAAAAGAGAAG GTGTGGAAAGAGGACAAGGGTGGAGTGTTTTCTTGGCTGTGAACTTGTTGAGTGGCTCCAGCAGGTGGGCTTGGCTCAGGACCATGGTGAGGCCGTGCTCTACGGGAAACGGTTAGAGCAGGGTGGTGTGCTTCAGCACATCAAGCAGGAACACAGCTTCCAAGACAGTCGCCTTTATTACCGCTTCATGACATAA
- the gpr155a gene encoding integral membrane protein GPR155 isoform X1 — protein sequence MMEVTDRTTKFNFSYEEGDPDFSALLSSMSIDKLLPALLECFGIILCGYVAGRANIITSTQAKGLGNFVSKFALPALLFKNMVLLDFGNVIWSFLWSILIAKVSVFFIVCVLTLIVSSPESRYSKAGLFSIFATQSNDFALGYPIVEALYQQTYPEYLQYIYLVAPVSLMLLNPIGFAFCEIQKWKNQGNLQQRKLQIMGLVVLQVLKNPIVFMVVIGIIAHFALHQTIPPFMAEFVDGLADSFGGAALFYLGLSMVGQLGKLTRSTVVTLILLITAKLLLMPLICKDMVDLLDSSNASALNHSSLSNYAFLYGVFPTAPSVAIYAVYYNAELEVVTSGMVISTFLSAPIMYVSAWLLTMRWMDPQLLMNSLQNVSFNISIVSLVALVWTITVMFLSKKFKRLPHMFTVNLFLAQFLTCFGMILWNFVVREDNFIGHVLTFTLLCISLYSTYVWPGLIALSLVLLKEFEDVKVSPGMFVIAGWGVPVFVTAVLLISGEKMPDTIDSAFFYGKPQMICTTVVVALGILLGGSSLVCLNRGSWAHSDQIQEENAAEDLVTEVEPENQTLCEPVTPSGDLSKVCFLCACAPPQPMPDMIISTNMNNTPPLTLTDSGQCGNSCESTDCLLVQVEELQQVADRQVARHVLLCLLLTVSLLANLSSCLWLLLNPIPGRLYLELQFFCAVANYGQGFLSFALFGLDKHLIILPFKKRLYNLWYGKKQEEQTDLPDEIRMTCIQFTKYHKDQCFHDIVKKRRCGKRTRVECFLGCELVEWLQQVGLAQDHGEAVLYGKRLEQGGVLQHIKQEHSFQDSRLYYRFMT from the exons ATGATGGAGGTTACGGACAGAACCACCAAATTTAACTTTTCATATGAGGAAGGAGACCCGGACTTCTCTGCTCTCTTATCCAGCATGTCTATTGACAAGCTCTTACCGGCTCTCTTGGAGTGCTTTGGGATAATATTATGTGGATACGTCGCAGGGAGGGCAAACATCATCACGTCCACCCAGGCGAAAGGATTGGGGAATTTTGTGTCCAAGTTTGCCCTCCCAGCGCTGTTGTTCAAGAACATGGTACTGTTGGACTTTGGTAATGTAATCTGGTCATTCCTATGGAGCATCCTCATTGCCAAAGTGTCTGTATTTTTCATTGTCTGCGTACTCACGCTGATAGTTTCCAGTCCTGAGAGCCGCTATAGCAAGGCTGGGCTTTTTTCCATATTTGCCACCCAAAGCAATGACTTTGCCTTGGGATATCCCATTG TTGAGGCCCTTTACCAGCAAACCTACCCAGAGTACCTCCAGTACATCTACCTGGTTGCACCTGTGTCCCTGATGCTTCTAAATCCAATTGGGTTTGCCTTCTGTGAAATCCAGAAGTGGAAGAATCAGGGAAACCTCCAGCAGAGAAAACTCCAGATCATGGGACTTGTAGTTTTACAAGTCCTGAAGAACCCTATAGTGTTTATGGTGGTCATTGGCATTATCGCCCATTTTGCACTGCACCAGACAATTCCTCCCTTCATGGCTGAATTTGTGGATGGCTTGGCCGACTCCTTCGGGGGAGCAGCTCTGTTCTACTTGGGTCTGTCCATGGTGGGACAGTTAGGGAAATTAACCAGATCCACAGTCGTGACACTGATATTACTCATAACAGCAAAACt GTTGCTGATGCCGCTGATTTGTAAGGACATGGTGGATCTGTTGGACAGTAGCAACGCCAGTGCTTTGAATCACTCAAGCCTCTCCAATTATGCCTTtctttatggagtgtttcccaCCGCACCAAGTGTGGCCATCTATGCTGTCTATTATAACGCAGAGCTAGAAGTT GTAACCTCTGGCATGGTGATCAGCACTTTTCTCTCCGCTCCAATAATGTATGTTTCTGCCTGGTTACTTACAATGCGTTGGATGGACCCTCAGCTTTTGATGAATTCACTGCAGAATGTCAGCTTTAACATAAGCATAGTGAGCTTAGTTGCACTG GTCTGGACAATTACTGTTATGTTTTTAAGTAAGAAATTCAAGAGGCTACCTCACATGTTTACAGTCAACCTTTTCTTGGCACAG TTTCTAACTTGTTTTGGGATGATCCTGTGGAACTTTGTGGTGAGAGAAGACAACTTCATTGGGCACGTCCTGACATTCACATTATTATGTATCTCACTCTACAGTACTTATGTTTGGCCAG GTCTAATAGCACTCTCTCTGGTGCTCTTGAAAGAATTTGAGGATGTGAAAGTTTCACCAGGCATGTTTGTCATTGCTGGCTGGGG GGTTCCAGTCTTTGTAACTGCTGTATTGCTAATCTCTGGGGAAAAAATGCCTGACACAATTGACTCAGCATTCTTTTATGGCAAACCGCAG ATGATCTGCACCACAGTTGTAGTTGCCCTCGGTATACTGCTGGGAGGGAGCTCTCTTGTGTGTCTCAATAGAGGAAGTTGGGCCCACAGTGACCAAATTCAAGAGGAAAACGCTGCAGAGGATCTTGTGACTGAGGTTGAACCAGAAAACCAGACTCTGTGTGAGCCAGTCACCCCATCAGGGGATCTCAGCAAAG tGTGTTTCCTATGTGCCTGTGCGCCACCCCAGCCCATGCCTGACATGATCATCAGCACAAATATGAACAACACCCCCCCGCTCACACTCACAG ATTCAGGTCAGTGTGGGAATAGCTGTGAGTCCACAGACTGCCTGCTTGTCCAAGTGGAGGAGCTCCAACAGGTTGCAGATAGACAAGTGGCCCGTCATGTGCTCTTATGTCTGCTTCTGACTGTCAGCTTGCTTGCT AACCTTTCCAGCTGCTTGTGGTTGCTCTTGAACCCGATTCCTGGCAGACTCTACTTGGAGTTGCAGTTCTTCTGTGCTGTGGCAAACTATGGACAG GGGTTTCTCTCCTTTGCTCTGTTTGGACTGGACAAACATTTGATTATACTGCCATTTAAGAAGAG GTTATATAATCTGTGGTATGGAAAGAAGCAAGAAGAGCAGACTGATTTACCTGATGAAATCAGGATGACCTGCATCCAGTTCACCAAATACCACAAGGACCAGTGTTTTCATGACATCGTCAAAAAGAGAAG GTGTGGAAAGAGGACAAGGGTGGAGTGTTTTCTTGGCTGTGAACTTGTTGAGTGGCTCCAGCAGGTGGGCTTGGCTCAGGACCATGGTGAGGCCGTGCTCTACGGGAAACGGTTAGAGCAGGGTGGTGTGCTTCAGCACATCAAGCAGGAACACAGCTTCCAAGACAGTCGCCTTTATTACCGCTTCATGACATAA
- the LOC116697627 gene encoding acetylcholine receptor subunit alpha isoform X2 — MNAVFFIFYLVILAGAAWASSDETRLVKTLFTGYNKVVRPVNHFKDSVVVTVGLQLIQLISVDEVNQIVSSNVRLKQQWKDVNLQWNPEDYGGIKKIRVPSTDIWRPDLVLYNNADGDFAIVHETKVLLEYTGMITWNPPAIFKSYCEIIVLHFPFDLQNCSMKLGTWTYDGNLVVVNPDSDRPDLSNFMESGEWVMKDFRGWKHWVYYACCPDTPYLDITYHFLMLRLPLYFIVNVIIPCMLFSFLTGLVFYLPTDSGEKMTLSISVLLSLTVFLLVIVELIPSTSSAVPLIGKYMLFTMVFVIASIIITVIVINTHHRSPSTHTMPNWVRKVFIETIPNIMFFSTMKRPGKENKTKSSIYGADFDISDISGNQTSSVPYQSPITKNPDVRSAIEGVKYIAETMKSDEESNNAAEEWKFVAMVLDHILLCVFMAVCLIGTLGVFAGRLIELSML, encoded by the exons ATGAAtgctgtatttttcattttttatctagTCATTCTAGCAG gtgCTGCCTGGGCCTCCTCTGATGAAACACGTCTGGTCAAAACCCTCTTCACTGGCTACAACAAGGTTGTCCGTCCTGTCAATCACTTCAAGGACTCGGTGGTTGTTACTGTGGGCCTTCAGCTCATCCAGCTCATCAGTGTG GATGAGGTCAACCAGATCGTCAGCAGCAACGTGCGACTGAAACAG caatggaaaGATGTGAACTTGCAGTGGAACCCAGAGGATTACGGTGGCATCAAAAAGATCAGAGTTCCCTCTACTGACATTTGGCGGCCTGATCTGGTTCTCTACAACAA TGCTGATGGAGACTTTGCCATCGTTCATGAGACCAAAGTGCTGCTGGAGTACACAGGAATGATCACATGGAACCCACCTGCCATCTTCAAGAGCTACTGTGAAATCATTGTGCTGCATTTCCCCTTTGACCTCCAGAACTGCAGTATGAAGCTGGGTACCTGGACCTACGATGGAAACTTGGTCGTCGTCAATCCT GACAGTGACCGCCCTGATCTGAGTAACTTTATGGAAAGTGGAGAGTGGGTGATGAAGGATTTCCGCGGCTGGAAGCACTGGGTGTACTACGCTTGCTGCCCGGACACACCTTACCTGGACATCACCTACCACTTCCTCATGCTGCGGCTCCCACTGTACTTCATCGTCAATGTCATCATCCCCTGCATGCTCTTCTCCTTCTTGACTGGCCTTGTCTTCTATCTTCCTACAGACTCTG GTGAGAAGATGACTCTAAGCATCTCTGTCTTACTGTCTCTGACTGTGTTCCTGTTGGTCATTGTGGAGCTGATCCCCTCTACCTCCAGTGCTGTACCGCTCATTGGGAAGTACATGCTCTTCACCATGGTCTTCGTCATTGCCTCCATCATCATCACTGTCATTGTCATCAACACCCACCACCGCTCCCCCAGCACTCACACAATGCCAAACTGGGTTCGTAAG GTTTTTATTGAAACCATTCCCAACATCATGTTCTTCTCAACAATGAAACGCCCAGGGAAGGAAAATAAGACTAAATCTAGTATCTATGGTGCTGATTTTGACATCTCAGACATCTCTGGCAATCAGACCTCTTCTGTTCCCTACCAGTCACCCATCACCAAGAACCCTGATGTCCGCAGTGCCATTGAAGGAGTCAAGTACATCGCAGAAACCATGAAATCAGATGAGGAATCCAACAAT GCAGCTGAAGAGTGGAAGTTTGTGGCCATGGTGTTGGATCATAttctgctgtgtgtgttcatggctGTCTGTCTCATTGGCACGTTAGGTGTGTTTGCGGGCCGTCTAATTGAGCTGAGCATGCTCTAA
- the LOC116697627 gene encoding acetylcholine receptor subunit alpha isoform X1: MPSITSMRLCGVFFILGAAWASSDETRLVKTLFTGYNKVVRPVNHFKDSVVVTVGLQLIQLISVDEVNQIVSSNVRLKQQWKDVNLQWNPEDYGGIKKIRVPSTDIWRPDLVLYNNADGDFAIVHETKVLLEYTGMITWNPPAIFKSYCEIIVLHFPFDLQNCSMKLGTWTYDGNLVVVNPDSDRPDLSNFMESGEWVMKDFRGWKHWVYYACCPDTPYLDITYHFLMLRLPLYFIVNVIIPCMLFSFLTGLVFYLPTDSGEKMTLSISVLLSLTVFLLVIVELIPSTSSAVPLIGKYMLFTMVFVIASIIITVIVINTHHRSPSTHTMPNWVRKVFIETIPNIMFFSTMKRPGKENKTKSSIYGADFDISDISGNQTSSVPYQSPITKNPDVRSAIEGVKYIAETMKSDEESNNAAEEWKFVAMVLDHILLCVFMAVCLIGTLGVFAGRLIELSML, encoded by the exons ATGCCTTCGATAACATCAATGaggctgtgtggtgtgttttttattttaggtgCTGCCTGGGCCTCCTCTGATGAAACACGTCTGGTCAAAACCCTCTTCACTGGCTACAACAAGGTTGTCCGTCCTGTCAATCACTTCAAGGACTCGGTGGTTGTTACTGTGGGCCTTCAGCTCATCCAGCTCATCAGTGTG GATGAGGTCAACCAGATCGTCAGCAGCAACGTGCGACTGAAACAG caatggaaaGATGTGAACTTGCAGTGGAACCCAGAGGATTACGGTGGCATCAAAAAGATCAGAGTTCCCTCTACTGACATTTGGCGGCCTGATCTGGTTCTCTACAACAA TGCTGATGGAGACTTTGCCATCGTTCATGAGACCAAAGTGCTGCTGGAGTACACAGGAATGATCACATGGAACCCACCTGCCATCTTCAAGAGCTACTGTGAAATCATTGTGCTGCATTTCCCCTTTGACCTCCAGAACTGCAGTATGAAGCTGGGTACCTGGACCTACGATGGAAACTTGGTCGTCGTCAATCCT GACAGTGACCGCCCTGATCTGAGTAACTTTATGGAAAGTGGAGAGTGGGTGATGAAGGATTTCCGCGGCTGGAAGCACTGGGTGTACTACGCTTGCTGCCCGGACACACCTTACCTGGACATCACCTACCACTTCCTCATGCTGCGGCTCCCACTGTACTTCATCGTCAATGTCATCATCCCCTGCATGCTCTTCTCCTTCTTGACTGGCCTTGTCTTCTATCTTCCTACAGACTCTG GTGAGAAGATGACTCTAAGCATCTCTGTCTTACTGTCTCTGACTGTGTTCCTGTTGGTCATTGTGGAGCTGATCCCCTCTACCTCCAGTGCTGTACCGCTCATTGGGAAGTACATGCTCTTCACCATGGTCTTCGTCATTGCCTCCATCATCATCACTGTCATTGTCATCAACACCCACCACCGCTCCCCCAGCACTCACACAATGCCAAACTGGGTTCGTAAG GTTTTTATTGAAACCATTCCCAACATCATGTTCTTCTCAACAATGAAACGCCCAGGGAAGGAAAATAAGACTAAATCTAGTATCTATGGTGCTGATTTTGACATCTCAGACATCTCTGGCAATCAGACCTCTTCTGTTCCCTACCAGTCACCCATCACCAAGAACCCTGATGTCCGCAGTGCCATTGAAGGAGTCAAGTACATCGCAGAAACCATGAAATCAGATGAGGAATCCAACAAT GCAGCTGAAGAGTGGAAGTTTGTGGCCATGGTGTTGGATCATAttctgctgtgtgtgttcatggctGTCTGTCTCATTGGCACGTTAGGTGTGTTTGCGGGCCGTCTAATTGAGCTGAGCATGCTCTAA
- the gpr155a gene encoding integral membrane protein GPR155 isoform X3, translating to MMEVTDRTTKFNFSYEEGDPDFSALLSSMSIDKLLPALLECFGIILCGYVAGRANIITSTQAKGLGNFVSKFALPALLFKNMVLLDFGNVIWSFLWSILIAKVSVFFIVCVLTLIVSSPESRYSKAGLFSIFATQSNDFALGYPIVEALYQQTYPEYLQYIYLVAPVSLMLLNPIGFAFCEIQKWKNQGNLQQRKLQIMGLVVLQVLKNPIVFMVVIGIIAHFALHQTIPPFMAEFVDGLADSFGGAALFYLGLSMVGQLGKLTRSTVVTLILLITAKLLLMPLICKDMVDLLDSSNASALNHSSLSNYAFLYGVFPTAPSVAIYAVYYNAELEVVTSGMVISTFLSAPIMYVSAWLLTMRWMDPQLLMNSLQNVSFNISIVSLVALVWTITVMFLSKKFKRLPHMFTVNLFLAQFLTCFGMILWNFVVREDNFIGHVLTFTLLCISLYSTYVWPGLIALSLVLLKEFEDVKVSPGMFVIAGWGVPVFVTAVLLISGEKMPDTIDSAFFYGKPQMICTTVVVALGILLGGSSLVCLNRGSWAHSDQIQEENAAEDLVTEVEPENQTLCEPVTPSGDLSKVCFLCACAPPQPMPDMIISTNMNNTPPLTGQCGNSCESTDCLLVQVEELQQVADRQVARHVLLCLLLTVSLLANLSSCLWLLLNPIPGRLYLELQFFCAVANYGQGFLSFALFGLDKHLIILPFKKRLYNLWYGKKQEEQTDLPDEIRMTCIQFTKYHKDQCFHDIVKKRRCGKRTRVECFLGCELVEWLQQVGLAQDHGEAVLYGKRLEQGGVLQHIKQEHSFQDSRLYYRFMT from the exons ATGATGGAGGTTACGGACAGAACCACCAAATTTAACTTTTCATATGAGGAAGGAGACCCGGACTTCTCTGCTCTCTTATCCAGCATGTCTATTGACAAGCTCTTACCGGCTCTCTTGGAGTGCTTTGGGATAATATTATGTGGATACGTCGCAGGGAGGGCAAACATCATCACGTCCACCCAGGCGAAAGGATTGGGGAATTTTGTGTCCAAGTTTGCCCTCCCAGCGCTGTTGTTCAAGAACATGGTACTGTTGGACTTTGGTAATGTAATCTGGTCATTCCTATGGAGCATCCTCATTGCCAAAGTGTCTGTATTTTTCATTGTCTGCGTACTCACGCTGATAGTTTCCAGTCCTGAGAGCCGCTATAGCAAGGCTGGGCTTTTTTCCATATTTGCCACCCAAAGCAATGACTTTGCCTTGGGATATCCCATTG TTGAGGCCCTTTACCAGCAAACCTACCCAGAGTACCTCCAGTACATCTACCTGGTTGCACCTGTGTCCCTGATGCTTCTAAATCCAATTGGGTTTGCCTTCTGTGAAATCCAGAAGTGGAAGAATCAGGGAAACCTCCAGCAGAGAAAACTCCAGATCATGGGACTTGTAGTTTTACAAGTCCTGAAGAACCCTATAGTGTTTATGGTGGTCATTGGCATTATCGCCCATTTTGCACTGCACCAGACAATTCCTCCCTTCATGGCTGAATTTGTGGATGGCTTGGCCGACTCCTTCGGGGGAGCAGCTCTGTTCTACTTGGGTCTGTCCATGGTGGGACAGTTAGGGAAATTAACCAGATCCACAGTCGTGACACTGATATTACTCATAACAGCAAAACt GTTGCTGATGCCGCTGATTTGTAAGGACATGGTGGATCTGTTGGACAGTAGCAACGCCAGTGCTTTGAATCACTCAAGCCTCTCCAATTATGCCTTtctttatggagtgtttcccaCCGCACCAAGTGTGGCCATCTATGCTGTCTATTATAACGCAGAGCTAGAAGTT GTAACCTCTGGCATGGTGATCAGCACTTTTCTCTCCGCTCCAATAATGTATGTTTCTGCCTGGTTACTTACAATGCGTTGGATGGACCCTCAGCTTTTGATGAATTCACTGCAGAATGTCAGCTTTAACATAAGCATAGTGAGCTTAGTTGCACTG GTCTGGACAATTACTGTTATGTTTTTAAGTAAGAAATTCAAGAGGCTACCTCACATGTTTACAGTCAACCTTTTCTTGGCACAG TTTCTAACTTGTTTTGGGATGATCCTGTGGAACTTTGTGGTGAGAGAAGACAACTTCATTGGGCACGTCCTGACATTCACATTATTATGTATCTCACTCTACAGTACTTATGTTTGGCCAG GTCTAATAGCACTCTCTCTGGTGCTCTTGAAAGAATTTGAGGATGTGAAAGTTTCACCAGGCATGTTTGTCATTGCTGGCTGGGG GGTTCCAGTCTTTGTAACTGCTGTATTGCTAATCTCTGGGGAAAAAATGCCTGACACAATTGACTCAGCATTCTTTTATGGCAAACCGCAG ATGATCTGCACCACAGTTGTAGTTGCCCTCGGTATACTGCTGGGAGGGAGCTCTCTTGTGTGTCTCAATAGAGGAAGTTGGGCCCACAGTGACCAAATTCAAGAGGAAAACGCTGCAGAGGATCTTGTGACTGAGGTTGAACCAGAAAACCAGACTCTGTGTGAGCCAGTCACCCCATCAGGGGATCTCAGCAAAG tGTGTTTCCTATGTGCCTGTGCGCCACCCCAGCCCATGCCTGACATGATCATCAGCACAAATATGAACAACACCCCCCCGCTCA CAGGTCAGTGTGGGAATAGCTGTGAGTCCACAGACTGCCTGCTTGTCCAAGTGGAGGAGCTCCAACAGGTTGCAGATAGACAAGTGGCCCGTCATGTGCTCTTATGTCTGCTTCTGACTGTCAGCTTGCTTGCT AACCTTTCCAGCTGCTTGTGGTTGCTCTTGAACCCGATTCCTGGCAGACTCTACTTGGAGTTGCAGTTCTTCTGTGCTGTGGCAAACTATGGACAG GGGTTTCTCTCCTTTGCTCTGTTTGGACTGGACAAACATTTGATTATACTGCCATTTAAGAAGAG GTTATATAATCTGTGGTATGGAAAGAAGCAAGAAGAGCAGACTGATTTACCTGATGAAATCAGGATGACCTGCATCCAGTTCACCAAATACCACAAGGACCAGTGTTTTCATGACATCGTCAAAAAGAGAAG GTGTGGAAAGAGGACAAGGGTGGAGTGTTTTCTTGGCTGTGAACTTGTTGAGTGGCTCCAGCAGGTGGGCTTGGCTCAGGACCATGGTGAGGCCGTGCTCTACGGGAAACGGTTAGAGCAGGGTGGTGTGCTTCAGCACATCAAGCAGGAACACAGCTTCCAAGACAGTCGCCTTTATTACCGCTTCATGACATAA